The Pan troglodytes isolate AG18354 chromosome 1, NHGRI_mPanTro3-v2.0_pri, whole genome shotgun sequence genome includes a region encoding these proteins:
- the IL19 gene encoding interleukin-19 isoform X2, which produces MKLQCVSLWLLGTILLLCSVDNHGLRRCLISTDMHHIEESFQEIKRAIQAKDTFPNVTILSTLETLQIIKPLDVCCVTKNLLEFYVDRVFKDHQEPNPKILRKVSSIANSFLYMQKTLQQCQEQRQCHCRQEATNATRVIHDNYDQLEVRAAAIKSLGELDVFLAWINKNHEVTSSA; this is translated from the exons aTGAAGTTACAGTGTGTTTCCCTTTGGCTTCTGGGTACAATACTGTTATTGTGCTCAGTAGACAACCACGGTCTCAGGAGATGTCTGATttccacagacatgcaccatatAGAAGAGAGTTTCCAAGAAATCAAAAGAGCCATC CAAGCTAAGGACACCTTCCCAAATGTCACTATCCTGTCCACATTGGAGACTCTGCAGATCATTAAG CCCTTAGATGTGTGCTGCGTGACCAAGAACCTCCTGGAGTTCTACGTGGACAGGGTGTTCAAGGATCATCAGGAGCCAAACCCCAAAATCTTGAGAAAAGTCAGCAGCATTGCCAACTCTTTCCTCTACATGCAGAAAACTCTGCAGCAATGT CAGGAACAGAGGCAGTGTCACTGCAGGCAGGAAGCCACCAATGCCACCAGAGTCATCCACGACAACTATGATCAG CTGGAGGTCCGCGCTGCTGCCATTAAATCCCTGGGAGAGCTCGACGTCTTTCTAGCCTGGATTAATAAGAATCATGAAGTAACGTCCTCAGCTTGA
- the IL19 gene encoding interleukin-19 isoform X1 yields the protein MKLQCVSLWLLGTILLLCSVDNHGLRRCLISTDMHHIEESFQEIKRAIQAKDTFPNVTILSTLETLQIIKPLDVCCVTKNLLEFYVDRVFKDHQEPNPKILRKVSSIANSFLYMQKTLQQCVSHWVRIPASAPRLPQERPGSAGPHWPPDMVLGVKGNSLRTSTGRTVENLSQWPLLPQGSLPADSSSDGLLLDNPPGVTNLCQHIP from the exons aTGAAGTTACAGTGTGTTTCCCTTTGGCTTCTGGGTACAATACTGTTATTGTGCTCAGTAGACAACCACGGTCTCAGGAGATGTCTGATttccacagacatgcaccatatAGAAGAGAGTTTCCAAGAAATCAAAAGAGCCATC CAAGCTAAGGACACCTTCCCAAATGTCACTATCCTGTCCACATTGGAGACTCTGCAGATCATTAAG CCCTTAGATGTGTGCTGCGTGACCAAGAACCTCCTGGAGTTCTACGTGGACAGGGTGTTCAAGGATCATCAGGAGCCAAACCCCAAAATCTTGAGAAAAGTCAGCAGCATTGCCAACTCTTTCCTCTACATGCAGAAAACTCTGCAGCAATGTGTGAGTCACTGGGTCAGAATTCCAGCATCTGCTCCCCGTCTGCCCCAGGAGAGGCCAGGAAGTGCTGGCCCCCATTGGCCTCCTGATATGGTGcttggagtcaaaggaaattctCTGCGCACGTCCACAGGGAGAACTGTGGAGAACCTCTCCCAGTGGCCACTGCTTCCCCAGGGCTCCCTGCCTGCTGACAGCTCCTCAGATGGTCTCCTCCTAGATAACCCTCCCGGGGTGACCAACTTATGTCAACATATTCCTTAG